A single Anopheles funestus chromosome 2RL, idAnoFuneDA-416_04, whole genome shotgun sequence DNA region contains:
- the LOC125774706 gene encoding methyltransferase-like protein 17, mitochondrial, whose product MSIFLGSFRSHCERILSTKSLQLCSATFGKLHYTTKVKCELDSTTEKEIIEHGLKPRKHRGRIKCNNTAVVPEIHDAIVKCVKDYPVKSLIADGQRLNNCVRSRKWYPIDTTTNRGTNRTSDRMPSSARRQSSTVFDMHDEYSCLTQLIGRADAEYAVLKRIFTEIKQRDPELKPRSFLDFGAGVGTGTWAVTDFWREHLFEILSVDKSRHMNDLAELVLRQGDPNKATMVRNVFYRQFLPANPERKYDIVLSSFALFDQPSRRRLYELADQLYNTFDKYLILVEQGSNAGFQLLEGIRNHIRRNHDTDEKHLFAPCPHSMSCPRIMKDDGTPCNFEATYTRSFPSSDGHQYGSILYSYLVYRKGPPDSAQAFPRLVRPTAVRSKHCVCHVCASDGKLRDVAFTTSKHGQIVHRCAKASRWGDLLPMQIQWLNNTEDDKPDEET is encoded by the exons ATGAGTATTTTTCTCGGCAGTTTTAGGTCACACTGTGAAAGGATATTAAGTACAAAAAGTTTACAGCTATGTTCGGCAACGTTTGGCAAACTGCACTACACTACCAAAGTTAAATGTGAGCTCGATTCGACCACCGAAAAGGAAATCATCGAGCATGGATTAAAGCCACGCAAACATCGTGGACGGATCAAATGTAACAACACGGCTGTAGTGCCGGAAATACATGATGCGATCGTCAAGTGTGTTAAAGACTATCCCGTCAAGAGTCTCATTGCGGACGGACAACGTTTGAACAATTGTGTTCGATCGCGCAAATGGTACCCGATCGATACAACAACCAACCGCGGCACGAACAGAACCAGCGACCGGATGCCTTCCAGTGCCCGTCGACAGAGTTCAACCGTGTTTGACATGCACGACGAGTACAGCTGTCTTACACAGTTGATCGGACGCGCGGATGCTGAATATGCCGTACTGAAGCGCATCTTTACCGAAATCAAACAACGCGATCCTGAACTGAAGCCTCGAAGCTTTCTCGACTTTGGCGCAGGTGTCGGAACCGGTACGTGGGCTGTGACAGATTTCTGGCGGGAACACCTGTTTGAGATTCTTTCGGTGGATAAATCGCGCCATATGAACGATCTTGCTGAGCTGGTGTTGCGCCAGGGCGATCCCAACAAAGCAACGATGGTGCGGAATGTGTTCTACAGACAGTTTCTACCGGCCAACCCGGAACGGAAATATGATATTGTGTTGAGTTCATTCGCGCTCTTTGATCAACCATCCCGCCGGCGACTGTATGAACTAGCGGACCAGCTGTACAATACGTTCGATAAGTATTTGATTTTGGTCGAGCAAGGTTCGAACGCGGGCTTCCAGCTGTTGGAAGGTATTCGTAACCACATTCGTCGCAATCATGATACGGACGAGAAACATCTATTTGCGCCG TGTCCCCACTCGATGTCCTGCCCACGTATAATGAAAGACGACGGTACGCCCTGCAACTTCGAGGCCACCTACACGCGCAGTTTTCCATCCTCCGATGGACATCAGTATGGGAGCATACTTTACTCATACCTGGTATATCGAAAAGGTCCCCCGGATAGTGCTCAAGCGTTTCCACGTCTGGTACGACCGACGGCTGTTCGTTCGAAGCATTGCGTCTGTCACGTATGTGCCTCGGATGGCAAGTTGCGTGACGTTGCTTTTACGACGTCGAAACATGGCCA AATTGTGCACCGATGTGCCAAGGCTAGTCGATGGGGTGATCTACTCCCGATGCAGATCCAGTGGCTGAATAACACCGAAGACGACAAACCAGATGAAGAGACCTGA
- the LOC125774668 gene encoding serine-rich adhesin for platelets-like, with the protein MRENPNDVSPQVWKEWILEAIRRIRFQKQRPSIQRICQAIGSHHKFHEDIVAEKLEEAVEAGSVLKVYNKGLHSYKAPTSTQRRVIEVTNDSNLSRLVAKAVRDLGEFDGSSQKSIENYVQQTNNLRIATDTDYKSVIRNAIRIALGEDTIMQEGRLFKPGPVFKPITKRKSTSPKKRGSKHLDRSSDGSICVVCQEADGNASDEECEALTSCSSCGAGLHDSCATGNGHSSRTVTLSRLLEKGNIWHCEECKVCDACANQDDDEDGVKGVCLLDCWSCKKHFHLSCLNPPLSEIKKCKTAWRCSDCLNQSRDSDRKSSIMRPLTGEKKRKRLLTGEKDPKGSTEVISLPVPYKNPYDSTNEDAIEKQTLPEGVTQQDAELYKHVREQSTKIVVGVSKTASKYNNNNSERGRHFSPDRPNHQTAKSILQQSPSKLMAAQDRCPAAIEFGKYEIETWYSSPFPQEYARLPKLFLCEFCLKYTKSKAVLQRHQDKCSWRNPPGTEIYRHDGVSVFEVDGNANKIYCQNLCLLAKLFLDHKTLYYDVEPFLFYVLTRYDRKGYHLVGYFSKEKHCQQKYNVSCIMTMPQYQRQGYGRFLIDFSYLLSREEGQPGTPEKPLSDLGRVSYYAYWKSTVLNYLHAYRCRSEETDGASSRSRVPFSIQQISQETGMVIPDIVLALQLLSFIKYRKIDRGGGFKVYQPLICIDWRQVDKQHERMVRSRARLAIEKECLRWTPLFLSSTASFSELDGSNIPMDVIETTADTEPAASRISTVSPKLEEESDHEKEQNKASRNVTLRGDSAASQQLPHRKGESGRRKKRGRELSPVASDTVTPRVTSDVVTGGTRNRSHALKLEENTDEDETVVAALTSRNMTTGIAGRKRGRAVQEKEAIKTGSVNTFERLRKRRRLDSEETVEEKTPAYSNLVKDASPISGRVSGLRRKRLNIRLSDSEQEVDSERSRPVSESRTKSIKQPARDGDTVNGGVFGRNSNVSNARDTPLIDEPEQVSSPVVAGIAKRAGGTGMRNSKRLASSPANTIESEEQTETIQQPAVEKTKPFRSSSTAGTVRQKQHHTVPEAAPYALPCSSSSSSVAASPTKKEATAASVNANSANGNKLRHKTSPTSGAGRSHKKRQGKKMIVPVADASEDYSSGEADDEMEEETRSAPATIAPTISKKSPTKTTSLAATTVNNGTTLPKVSPRAAPRDHSLSPNGKASKIEGSKSKTINERRVKDENTEVVPNRTTTTTSAISSYTKPANNDSSTQQTAQESTVALPKASESTSTSTSPNSSTQPAEAANAVAASSSKENTVKVESSPQTNRVSVEGSSVISRPTGLAAGAIQQSKENVTIKAEQKEGVILQAPSSAPVTPEKKDTNRSVANKEPYVRTAPKASPDQGKNDTSKVTSQSSSVISEAPLVNGVEINEKISVITESKNCLTTNDATPTQSGVSDTVEPSKIVGSQGSGGGGGGDGGNASGPCVTPEKKTVGTGTTTIVDGQSNGAQCSPKQKVTNDADNSTNRSSVDRAGSSANNTASVLKINENYDKHHHSQQQQHTEPLRNRPKVIVDSISSTGESKAKEDSATDATKTTEVIRPREDCSTSGGTVKESNGKDVTGGGSNDSGIIQQTSAIVPAGNNTTSSSTAAPTMHELAMHKKKFMKTMDNSSDTSQQQATKPLAIGNEKSDQSVIKQTDEVTNAKIANVAQAAIGSSANVPVSLAGTTMAQDAACVSGADVKKEKSPTKSPPNAAISSTVASVSTASSKGVKNESFKMVSSHSGSVSKGSDSYVVSTATSCATAVVTSASATQLHQSLADGGKRSTTDANAVVGYGPESKVESKRAKDKYTAGSSSSAINTNIVAAPVSIPEEGGQIGGKTSRSNSSSSSASEQLPQVGKRSGSSSSTSSSSGTSGTKGEHPSSSASTTMNTVAPVTAASKRAEASARKEAMKQNAVATYGSNSNPGANSNTAISNHCKVVQPDSHPLHQQQPQQHQQQHPQQHTQQHPPQHQQNPHQHPHQQQHHQQQQSAQQHYHMSAKSSSNMSPLLMDGAGVAGSSMQGVGGMGSAGLAANNIPASSAPSVGVTGNVHGGSMMMSAGPGMGPTSASGSSTLMGMNNASSCRTDKHPSKHSMHDPKTTIDLNKMTSQFPGINQLPSYATSQYWPLDPYYQSYNLTHLDTSSQKSPNKFHLDLATTMAYGSFPSNLYPSFQHQEQQYQQVAQAPSTPAYQPKERNNVKSDRKGTNSGSGSTLESTSSSSSGGTKHGKSSSKSNSNAAATDDGSKFKGNNAADVHHLAQHSSQQQQQQQQHQQQQQQLCPSQYDTGLLCAKANQYHHLSSAQIVQHPHQLAQQHHQQQQQQQQQHQQQHQHHQHQQQHHQQHQHQQQQQHSQHAQQQHKSIPKGKNDAKLNDSSCMVAGAAKSSPTVTDPAASCHASVQQQTMHLMGNATGQKPGGFPGETDLHGDGGATAGAQPDLKQQGTPGAGGEHSIGVYTPESTTSNSVQSLHQYGQCEIDVSQLGLESPASIASDVTSQNSADAIRPPSVVSQHGGTIGGPYSDCSVHQQQQQLQQHQSQMHMAMHTHVPETSPQHPPQQMTIIANNSGGSGGASGGGSGNGGSSRGKQQHPSQQHLAQQQQIGHGGNSGTAGRSQRASTPKVSRNTPTPGAQQARHQSRTTPPMVSNVIQPIVSPGHHQQQQQHQQQQQQQQQAAMQAASLNQQQQQQQQHQQQLALQQQMHQTYGTITGQSLNHQAHGQNMHQAAASSGYLGAQLALTGQAPPYPQSPTSYGSVIQHRMSNNHTPASLHSPQQRLGASPVSSCAVSSANNFYVQQQQQSGGVTHPGSHTPIPQAPTPAPTPTPTPTPQLEPQSCQGGPPGGTGQQLQQQGPQISCLSKLQQLTTNVDICNSPVTPPPSAHHAPHPHGGPPGGSGATGASNANPAAGGGAGGHMVAAQNVVRNISTPPVSIHSAQMSTINYHKYYTGNMNMPTIAQNAVAAAAVAGAARRNAAAASSAQIQHMAAAANRSNSVSPNVAISTNLMSPYGSLNGYRMTTAGQSPGTGGYIGNPAAGFIQNSAQLGPVQMGVMNMQSQYQDPSAIQRAQQNSMYSSYSAYLPPMRR; encoded by the exons atgcGTGAAAATCCCAATGACGTGAGTCCGCAAGTGTGGAAAGAGTGGATCCTGGAGGCGATACGGCGCATCCGGTTCCAGAAGCAGCGTCCTAGCATACAGCGCATCTGCCAGGCCATCGGCAGTCATCACAAGTTCCACGAGGACATTGTGGCGGAAAAGCTAGAGGAAGCAGTCGAGGCCGGTTCGGTGCTGAAGGTGTACAACAAGGGCTTACATTCGTACAAAGCGCCCACCTCCACGCAGCGGCGCGTCATCGAAGTTACGAACGACAGCAACCTGTCCCGGTTGGTGGCGAAAGCGGTCCGTGATCTGGGCGAGTTCGATGGGTCGTCACAGAAATCGATCGAAAACTATGTACAGCAGACGAACAACCTTCGCATAGCGACCGACACTGACTACAAGAGTGTCATCCGCAACGCGATCCGGATCGCCCTCGGCGAGGACACGATAATGCAGGAAGGTCGGCTGTTCAAACCGGGTCCAGTGTTCAAACCCATCACCAAACGCAAATCGACCTCGCCCAAAAAGCGTGGCAGCAAGCATTTAGAT CGCTCCTCCGACGGTAGCATTTGTGTGGTATGCCAGGAGGCGGACGGTAACGCGTCCGACGAGGAGTGTGAAGCACTTACCAGCTGTAGCAGTTGTGGAGCAGGGCTGCACGACAGCTGTGCAACCGGAAATGGGCACAGCAGCAGAACGGTGACGCTGTCGCGCTTGCTGGAAAAGGGCAACATTTGGCACTGTGAAGAGTGCAAGGTGTGCGATGCCTGCGCAAATCAGGACGACGACGAGGACGGTGTGAaaggtgtttgtttgctggacTGTTGGAGTTGTAAGAAACATTTTCACCTTTCCTGTCTTAATCCGCCACTGTCGGAGataaagaaatgcaaaaccgcTTGGAG gTGCTCTGATTGCTTAAATCAATCCAGGGACAGTGATAGAAAGTCCAGCATAATGCGACCACTAACGGGtgaaaagaagcgaaaaag ATTACTCACTGGCGAAAAAGATCCAAAGGGGAGTACAGAAGTTATCAGTCTACCAGTACCTTACAAAAATCCATACGATTCAACCAATGAAGATGCTATAG aaaaacaaaccctccCAGAAGGCGTGACCCAGCAGGACGCCGAACTGTACAAGCACGTTCGCGAGCAGTCGACCAAGATTGTCGTGGGTGTATCGAAGACAGCTAGCAAatataacaataacaacagtGAACGTGGTCGGCATTTCTCACCCGATCGTCCCAATCACCAGACCGCGAAAAGTATTCTCCAGCAATCGCCATCGAAACTGATGGCAGCGCAGGATCGTTGTCCGGCAGCGATAGAATTTGGGAAGTATGAAATCGAAACGTGGTATTCAAGTCCCTTCCCGCAGGAATATGCCAG ACTGCCGAAGCTGTTTTTGTGTGAGTTCTGCCTAAAGTACACCAAGAGTAAGGCGGTACTGCAACGGCATCAGGACAAATGTTCCTGGCGCAATCCGCCCGGTACGGAGATCTATCGCCACGATGGTGTGTCCGTGTTCGAGGTGGATGGAAATGCGAACAAAATCTACTGTCAGAATCTGTGCCTGCTGGCGAAACTGTTCCTGGACCACAAAACACTCTACTATGACGTGGAACCGTTTCTGTTTTACGTGCTGACGCGGTACGATCGCAAGGGCTACCACTTGGTGGGGTATTTCTCGAAGGAAAAGCACTGTCAGCAGAAGTACAACGTGTCATGCATTATGACGATGCCACAGTACCAGCGCCAAGGGTACGGTCGGTTTCTGATCGATTTCAGTTACCTGCTCAGCCGCGAAGAAGGTCAACCGGGTACGCCGGAAAAACCGCTTTCCGATCTTGGCCGGGTGTCCTATTACGCGTACTGGAAATCGACCGTGCTGAACTATCTGCATGCATACCGGTGTCGTTCGGAGGAGACCGATGGTGCCAGTTCCCGATCACGGGTACCCTTCTCGATACAGCAAATCTCACAGGAAACTGGCATGGTTATACCGGATATTGTGCTTGCACTGCAGCTGTTATCCTTCATCAAGTACCGCAAGATCGATCGCGGTGGTGGCTTTAAAGTGTACCAGCCACTCATATGCATCGATTGGCGGCAGGTAGATAAGCAGCACGAGCGCATGGTACGTTCCAGGGCACGCCTTGCCATTGAGAAGGAATGTCTTCGATGGACGCCACTGTTTCTGTCTAGTACGGCATCATTTTCCGAGCTTGATGGTAGTAACATTCCAATGGATGTGATCGAAACGACCGCTGATACTGAGCCTGCCGCTAGCCGCATTAGTACCGTCAGTCCAAAACTGGAAGAAGAATCGGACCACGAGAaggagcaaaacaaagcatCACGAAATGTTACGCTGAGGGGTGATAGTGCAGCCTCGCAACAGCTGCCACATCGAAAGGGAGAATctggtagaagaaaaaagcgtGGAAGAGAGCTCTCACCAGTGGCTTCGGACACTGTTACTCCGCGTGTCACTAGCGACGTAGTTACAGGCGGTACCCGTAACAGATCGCATGCACTGAAACTGGAAGAAAACACGGATGAAGATGAAACTGTGGTCGCTGCCCTTACTTCACGCAACATGACTACCGGGATTGCTGGACGAAAAAGAGGTCGGGCAGTGCAGGAGAAAGAGGCTATCAAAACGGGAAGTGTCAACACGTTCGAAAGGTTACGCAAGCGACGTAGGTTGGATTCGGAAGAGACCGTAGAGGAAAAAACGCCCGCTTACAGCAATCTGGTGAAGGACGCCTCGCCCATATCGGGCAGGGTTAGTGGTTTACGAAGAAAGCGTTTAAATATAAGGCTTTCCGATTCCGAGCAGGAAGTTGATTCGGAACGATCAAGACCTGTGAGTGAATCAAGAACGAAATCCATCAAACAGCCGGCACGCGATGGAGATACAGTAAATGGTGGTGTGTTCGGTCGCAACAGCAACGTTTCGAATGCTAGAGACACGCCGCTGATCGACGAGCCTGAACAAGTATCGTCACCGGTAGTCGCTGGGATTGCCAAACGGGCGGGCGGTACCGGAATGCGAAACTCCAAACGCTTAGCCAGTAGTCCGGCTAACACAATCGAAAGCGAAGAACAGACCGAAACGATACAGCAACCGGCTGTAGagaaaacgaaaccatttcGAAGCTCCTCAACCGCCGGAACGGTGAGGCAAAAACAACATCACACAGTTCCTGAAGCAGCGCCCTATGCGTTACCTTGCTCATCGTCCTCATCGTCCGTTGCGGCTTCTCCCACGAAGAAGGAAGCAACTGCAGCAAGCGTTAATGCCAACAGTGCGAACGGTAATAAGTTACGCCATAAAACTTCCCCTACATCAGGCGCTGGGCGTAGCCATAAGAAACGGCAAGGCAAGAAGATGATCGTACCCGTAGCGGATGCAAGTGAGGATTATTCATCGGGTGAAGCAGACGATGAAATGGAGGAGGAAACTCGTAGTGCACCAGCAACAATAGCACCAACCATTTCGAAGAAATCTCCCACTAAAACCACATCGCTTGCTGCGACCACCGTAAACAATGGTACAACGCTACCGAAAGTGTCACCACGTGCTGCACCACGCGATCATTCGTTAAGCCCGAACGGAAAGGCATCGAAAATTGAAGGTTCAAAGAGTAAGACAATAAACGAGCGACGTGTGAAGGACGAAAATACGGAGGTTGTTCCCAATAGAACAACTACGACTACGTCCGCGATATCATCGTACACGAAGCCAGCCAACAATGATAGCAGCACTCAACAAACCGCACAAGAAAGTACGGTAGCTTTGCCAAAAGCGTCAGAAAGTACAAGCACCAGTACAAGCCCAAACAGTTCGACACAACCTGCGGAAGCTGCAAATGCAGTGGCTGCTTCCAGTTCCAAAGAGAATACGGTGAAGGTAGAATCCAGTCCACAGACGAACCGAGTATCTGTGGAAGGTAGCAGCGTGATTAGTAGACCGACCGGATTGGCAGCCGGTGCCATACAGCAGAGTAAGGAAAATGTCACCATTAAGGCTGAACAGAAGGAAGGAGTCATTCTGCAGGCACCTTCATCCGCACCAGTTACACCGGAGAAAAAGGATACCAACCGATCGGTGGCAAATAAAGAGCCTTACGTACGAACCGCCCCGAAAGCATCTCCTGACCAGGGGAAAAATGATACTTCAAAGGTAACGTCACAAAGCAGTAGCGTTATAAGCGAGGCACCGCTAGTGAATGGAGTAGAGATCAACGAGAAAATCTCTGTGATAACCGAATCAAAAAACTGTCTCACAACAAATGATGCAACGCCGACGCAGTCGGGAGTGTCGGATACCGTTGAGCCGTCGAAGATAGTCGGCAGCCAAGgttccggtggtggtggtggtggtgatggtggtaacGCTTCCGGACCGTGTGTAACTCCTGAGAAGAAGACCGTCGGGACGGGCACGACAACGATAGTGGATGGTCAGTCGAATGGTGCTCAGTGTTCCCCCAAGCAAAAGGTTACAAACGATGCCGACAACAGTACAAACCGATCATCCGTAGATCGTGCTGGAAGTAGTGCTAACAATACGGCCAGCGTGTTGAAGATAAATGAAAACTACGATAAACATCATCACagtcaacagcaacagcacacGGAACCGCTCCGTAATCGCCCGAAAGTAATTGTGGACAGTATCTCTAGCACGGGTGAAAGTAAAGCGAAGGAAGATTCGGCTACAGACGCTACAAAAACAACCGAAGTTATCCGGCCAAGGGAAGATTGCAGTACGTCTGGTGGTACTGTTAAGGAGAGCAACGGCAAAGACGTTACCGGTGGTGGTAGTAATGATTCGGGAATAATTCAACAAACATCGGCAATCGTACCGGCAGGGAATAATACCACTAGCAGCAGCACTGCTGCACCGACGATGCATGAGCTGGCAATGCACAAGAAAAAGTTCATGAAAACGATGGACAACTCGAGTGACACATCCCAACAGCAAGCAACGAAACCATTGGCAATTGGAAACGAAAAATCGGATCAGTCTGTTATTAAGCAGACGGATGAGGTGACCAATGCGAAGATAGCTAACGTGGCACAGGCCGCGATTGGCAGCAGTGCAAATGTACCTGTTTCCTTAGCCGGAACAACGATGGCACAGGACGCAGCATGTGTTTCTGGTGCAGATGttaagaaggaaaaatcacCAACAAAATCACCCCCTAATGCTGCAATCTCTTCAACGGTAGCGTCTGTGTCCACAGCCTCGTCAAAGGGTGTAAAAAACGAATCGTTTAAAATGGTATCCTCGCACAGCGGCAGCGTCAGCAAGGGTTCTGACAGTTACGTCGTCAGCACGGCTACTTCCTGTGCAACGGCAGTTGTAACAAGCGCTTCTGCCACACAGCTGCACCAATCATTAGCGGATGGTGGAAAGCGAAGTACAACAGATGCAAATGCGGTGGTAGGATACGGGCCGGAATCGAAGGTGGAATCAAAACGAGCGAAAGATAAATACACTGCTGGAAGTAGTTCGTCTGCTATCAACACTAATATCGTAGCTGCTCCAGTAAGCATACCGGAAGAAGGTGGCCAGATTGGAGGTAAGACGAGCCGTAGTAACTCATCGTCGTCCTCTGCAAGCGAACAACTGCCGCAGGTCGGAAAACGTTCCGGTTCCAGCTCGTCTACCAGTTCTTCGTCGGGTACGAGTGGCACTAAGGGAGAGCATCCTTCATCGTCCGCGAGTACAACGATGAACACCGTTGCACCCGTAACCGCAGCTTCCAAGCGCGCGGAAGCAAGTGCACGTAAGGAAGCGATGAAGCAAAATGCGGTAGCGACGTACGGCAGTAATAGTAATCCAGGTGCTAACAGCAACACCGCAATCAGTAATCACTGCAAAGTAGTGCAGCCGGACAGTCATCCGCTACATCAACAGCAGCcacaacagcatcagcagcagcatccgCAGCAGCACACGCAGCAACATCCGCCACAACATCAGCAGAATCCTCATCAACATccgcatcaacagcagcaccatcagcagcagcaatcggCCCAACAGCATTATCACATGAGCGCGAAATCATCATCGAACATGTCGCCCTTGTTGATGGACGGTGCGGGAGTTGCTGGATCTTCAATGCAGGGTGTCGGTGGCATGGGTTCTGCTGGTCTAGCAGCAAACAACATACCTGCCAGCTCGGCACCGTCCGTTGGAGTGACAGGAAATGTTCACGGCGGAAGTATGATGATGTCTGCCGGTCCTGGGATGGGACCGACGAGTGCCAGTGGTAGCAGCACACTGATGGGAATGAACAATGCATCGTCGTGCCGAACGGACAAACATCCGTCCAAGCATTCGATGCATGATCCGAAGACGACTATCGACTTAAACAAGATGACGTCCCAGTTTCCCGGTATTAATCAGCTACCGAGTTACGCTACTTCCCAGTACTGGCCGCTGGATCCTTACTACCAGAGCTACAATCTTACGCATCTGGACACGAGCAGTCAAAAGTCACCGAACAAGTTCCATCTCGATCTAGCCACCACCATGGCGTACGGAAGCTTTCCCTCCAACCTATATCCTTCGTTCCAGCACCAGGAGCAACAGTATCAACAAGTTGCGCAAGCACCATCAACGCCTGCCTACCAGCCGAAGGAACGGAATAACGTCAAGTCGGACCGCAAGGGCACCAATTCCGGCAGCGGCAGTACGCTTGAGTCGACCTCATCATCGTCCTCGGGCGGAACGAAACATGGGAAATCATCTTCTAAATCCAACTCGAACGCTGCTGCAACCGATGATGGTAGCAAGTTTAAGGGTAACAACGCTGCGGACGTTCATCATCTAGCGCAACATTCctcgcaacagcagcaacagcaacaacagcatcagcagcaacaacagcaactgtGCCCGTCACAGTACGACACGGGATTGCTGTGTGCGAAAGCGAACCAATATCATCATCTGTCCTCAGCACAGATCGTACAGCATCCGCATCAACTTGCTCAACAAcatcaccaacaacagcaacagcagcagcagcaacatcaacagcagcatcaacatcatcaacatcaacagcagcaccatcagcaacaccaacatcaacagcagcaacaacattcaCAGCAcgcgcaacagcagcacaaaTCGATCCCGAAGGGCAAAAATGACGCGAAGCTTAACGATTCCTCGTGCATGGTTGCCGGTGCAGCAAAGTCTTCACCCACCGTGACCGATCCGGCCGCATCGTGTCACGCTTCGGTACAGCAGCAAACGATGCACCTGATGGGTAATGCTACGGGACAGAAGCCGGGCGGTTTCCCGGGCGAAACCGATCTGCATGGTGATGGTGGGGCAACGGCCGGTGCACAGCCCGACCTGAAGCAGCAGGGTACACCGGGTGCGGGCGGTGAACATTCCATCGGTGTGTACACGCCAGAATCGACGACGTCGAACTCGGTGCAGAGTTTGCACCAGTACGGTCAGTGCGAGATAGACGTAAGTCAGCTGGGATTGGAATCGCCGGCTAGTATAGCGAGCGATGTTACCTCCCAGAACTCAGCCGATGCAATCCGACCGCCCAGCGTAGTATCACAGCACGGTGGCACAATCGGAGGACCATATTCGGACTGTTCcgtgcatcagcagcagcagcagctgcagcagcatcagTCACAAATGCACATGGCGATGCATACGCACGTGCCGGAAACGAGTCCGCAGCATCCACCGCAGCAGATGACAATAATAGCCAACAATAGTGGCGGTAGTGGTGGCGCTAGTGGAGGTGGCTCCGGAAACGGAGGCAGCAGTCGCGGTAAGCAGCAACATCCATCGCAGCAACATCtcgctcagcagcagcagatagGGCATGGTGGAAACAGTGGTACAGCGGGTCGGTCACAACGAGCGTCCACACCGAAAGTAAGTCGCAATACGCCGACACCGGGCGCACAACAGGCACGACACCAGAGTCGCACCACACCACCCATGGTTAGCAATGTGATACAACCGATCGTAAGCCCCGgccatcatcaacagcagcagcaacaccaacagcagcagcagcaacagcaacaggcaGCAATGCAGGCAGCTTCCTtgaatcagcagcagcagcaacagcaacaacatcagcaacagctAGCGCTTCAGCAGCAGATGCACCAAACGTACGGTACAATCACGGGACAGTCGCTGAACCATCAGGCACACGGTCAGAACATGCATCAGGCTGCGGCCAGCAGCGGTTACCTGGGCGCTCAGCTGGCACTGACCGGTCAAGCGCCACCCTATCCGCAATCACCAACGTCGTACGGTAGCGTGATCCAGCACCGAATGTCCAACAACCACACACCGGCCAGCTTGCATAGTCCGCAGCAGCGTCTCGGTGCATCGCCCGTTTCGTCGTGTGCCGTCTCGTCGGCCAACAACTTTTAcgtgcagcaacagcaacagtccGGTGGCGTTACACACCCCGGCTCCCACACACCGATCCCGCAGGCGCCAACACCCGCACCAACGCCAACACCAACACCGACCCCACAGCTCGAACCACAGTCCTGCCAAGGTGGTCCGCCCGGTGGGACCGGCCAGCAGCTCCAGCAGCAAGGTCCGCAAATATCTTGCCTCTCCAAGCTGCAGCAACTAACGACGAATGTGGACATCTGTAACTCTCCCGTCACGCCACCACCATCCGCTCATCACGCCCCCCATCCCCATGGTGGACCGCCGGGTGGGAGTGGAGCGACCGGTGCCAGCAATGCCAATCCAGCAGCCGGCGGTGGTGCCGGTGGACATATGGTGGCGGCACAAAACGTTGTCCGAAACATATCCACCCCACCGGTGTCGATCCATTCGGCACAAATGTCCACGATCAACTATCACAAATACTATACGGGCAACATGAACATGCCGACGATCGCACAAAATGCCGTCGCAGCAGCGGCCGTTGCCGGTGCTGCCCGGCGCAATGCGGCGGCCGCATCGTCCGCCCAAATCCAGCACATGGCAGCAGCGGCCAATCGTTCGAACAGCGTTAGCCCGAATGTGGCGATCAGCACCAATCTGATGTCGCCGTACGGTTCGCTGAACGGGTACCGGATGACGACGGCCGGCCAGTCACCGGGAACCGGTGGCTACATTGGCAATCCGGCCGCTGGTTTCATCCAAAATTCAGCCCAACTCGGCCCGGTACAGATGGGTGTGATGAACATGCAGTCCCAGTATCAGGATCCGAGCGCCATACAACGTGCGCAACAGAACTCCATGTACTCATCCTACTCGGCCTATCTGCCTCCGATGAGGCGCTAA